TCTGGCCCTTCATGTCACCGAAGGCGGCCGGGTCGCTGCTGGAATCGAACTCGTTCGGCAGGAAGATGTTTTCCGCGCGGAAGGTCCAGGCGTGCACTTCGAGGCCGAGGCTGTGCGCGTCGGCGATCAGGCTGGTCGGTGTACCGAGCACGCCGCCGACCAGCGGAATCAGCAGGTTGGTATTGGCGCCGATGCCGTCGGCGTAACCTTCGATGAACAGCAGACCTTCGGCGTCGAGTTCGGCCAGCTGCACGTAGGTGCGCAGGTCGCCTGCCACGGTGAAGTCATACGGCCGGCCGCCGCTGCTCAGCAGCTGCGCGATGCGGATGTCGGTCTGCGTATTGACGTACTGCAGGTTCGATACTTCGAACGACTGGATGTACACCGGCGCGCTGGCGGTATTGCCGTAGTTGGCGTGCAGCGTGGCGACCAGCGTGTCTTCCATGCGCGTGAGGCCGTTCGCGTCTGTGAAGTTCTTGAAGTAGGTCGGGTGCTTGGTTTCCGGGTAGATGCCGATGGTGCGGCCGGTTTCGACGCTCTTCGCCTTGGCCAGATCGATCACCTCCTGCAGCGTCGGAATGACGTACTGGTTGTTGAACGCGTTGTTGCCGGTGCGCAGGTCGCGCAGGCGTTCCTGGGTGCGGATGTCGGTGCGGATTTCGGCCGCGGTGAAGTCTTCCGCCCACCAGCCGCCGACCTTCGTGCCGTCCAG
The sequence above is a segment of the Methyloversatilis sp. RAC08 genome. Coding sequences within it:
- a CDS encoding glycerophosphodiester phosphodiesterase family protein, which encodes MKHTALFAALAAALGAAPLLTPSDALAATPYNTLSGAAPLVIGHRGASGYRPEHTIEAYTLAIEQGANYIEPDLVMTKDGVLIARHEPMLARVNLDASGNIVFGTDGKPVLNRTDTSTNVWELEKYSDRLTVKTLDGTKVGGWWAEDFTAAEIRTDIRTQERLRDLRTGNNAFNNQYVIPTLQEVIDLAKAKSVETGRTIGIYPETKHPTYFKNFTDANGLTRMEDTLVATLHANYGNTASAPVYIQSFEVSNLQYVNTQTDIRIAQLLSSGGRPYDFTVAGDLRTYVQLAELDAEGLLFIEGYADGIGANTNLLIPLVGGVLGTPTSLIADAHSLGLEVHAWTFRAENIFLPNEFDSSSDPAAFGDMKGQILAFTALGLDGFFTDHPDIGVAAVASIPEPETYAMLLAGLALTGFMARRRKAG